The segment GTTATAGTTGGTGGGGGTATCAGAACTGCAGAAGACGCTCGTGAAGTACGTGATGCAGGTGCAGATATCATAATAACCGGTACAGTTGTTGAAGAAACAGAGGACACCTACAAAAAAATAAAGGAATTAACCGATGCTATACATTAATCATTCTTTTATTAACCTTTTTTTACATATTCTATTTTTTTGGCTTGAACTTTTTAATTAATCAATAATCATTATCTCTTTTCATATATTCAATATCCCTGTTGTTTGAGTCTTTTTTTCAAATAATGTTAAATTAACATTGTTATATTCTCATTTCATAATAAAAGATATTAATTATTAATAATATATGATAGAATGTAAACAGAAATTATTTAGGGAGTAATACTAATGGATAATAATGAATTATCACAAAAACTCAATGAACAAGTAGGAATGGAAAAAGAACCCGTTGCAATAAAGGTATATGATGACGCAGCCTGTGCAGAGGCAGAACTAACAAAATATGACGGTCAGGCAAGGCATTGTCAATTGACATTCGAATCATCAACAGAGGGAAAATCATTCTATGCAACGGCCAATGAGATGAACTGTCCAAACGGTGCATTGGCATTAGGTTTTACAGACAAACAGGTTGATGCATTTCCACAGATACCACCTATAAAACAAGCATTGGGTTATGCACCTTTAAAAGATGCCACATTTGAACCGGATGTAATAATAATTTATGCAACACCAGTACAGGCTCTTAAAATAGCAAAATTATACAAGGCAACATTTAAAAAACGATTTGAAGCAAACTTCAATGGAACTGCATCGTTATGTGCGGATGCAGTATCATCACCTTATGTGTCCGGTCAATCAAACATGACTTTAGGGTGTACCGGTTCCCGTAAATTTTCAGATATAAAGGATGAAGAAATGGTTATCGGATTAACATATGCCGATGCGGTAGATATGTTACAAGATAAATAATTTCTTTTTTCTACTTTTTTAACATACCTCTTTTTTTATTCAATTATATTCATCTAAAAACTCATGTTTCTTCAATTTCTTCCTTTATCTTTAAATATTCGCTATAACAGTTAATATTTAGAAGTTCAAGATCATTTTCAGCTTTAACTCCATAAAATTCAACGTTATCCTTAATCATTTTACGTAGAATAGGGTTGAGATTATCATTTTCATCTTTAAGATATCCGTATAATAAGTCTCCATAACAGCAAAACGGCATACCTAATCCTTCTGCACTATCAAGCCACCCTGTTTTTCGTCTAGCCAGTATACTGATTGTATTGTCTGGATTTGGCGAGCTTTCCAGTTTTTCAATCATGTTATTAATTGTATTTGCAGTAACCGTTGGTTGATCTGCAGCGGCAAAAAGATAATAACTGTTTTTACAACCCTCTAAAGCAGTGGTAATTGTTTGGGATAATCCCACATCATTATCTTTGTTATATTTAACAGAAATCTTCTTTGTTAATCCATAATCTTCCAGCAAACCATAGATTTCATCCCTAAAGTTTCCAAGTACTATGGTAATGTTCTCAATATCAGATTCCAGTATATGATCTATGGTATGAATTAATATTTCTTTATCCTCTATTTTTAGCTTTAATTTATGAACAGGCGTTTTATCCATTCTTTTAAAGTCATTAATCATTCTGGAATTTTTTCCGGCAGCCGTAATTATTGCATCCATATTATCACTTCTTAAGTAATTCTATGTTAATATAATTGATTTAAATATTTTTATCTAAAAAAAGAAAAATGGTTTTGGGGGGTGAATTATTTTTTTTTAATAGGAAGTTATTCCTCCTCCGTTGAATTGGATGTATCAGGGTATGTGCTGTTATCTCTTAATTCATAGATTGTGGTATAGATGTGCGTGTCTCCACTTTCACCCTCTGTCCACATGACTATTTGAATTGGATAATCTCCCTCGTTTGATACAAGAACATCGATGGTTGGACGATATTCATAGAGAATTGATTCTTCCGCTCCGGACATACCTACTGGTAATGGGTATCCTAAGGATAGGATTGCATCTCTTAGTGATCTGCCCGGTGGACATACTCCATGAGTAGCACTTCCGGATGCAGCTTCCGCTTCGGCAATGGATGTAAACGTCACATT is part of the Methanosphaera sp. BMS genome and harbors:
- a CDS encoding DUF169 domain-containing protein; protein product: MDNNELSQKLNEQVGMEKEPVAIKVYDDAACAEAELTKYDGQARHCQLTFESSTEGKSFYATANEMNCPNGALALGFTDKQVDAFPQIPPIKQALGYAPLKDATFEPDVIIIYATPVQALKIAKLYKATFKKRFEANFNGTASLCADAVSSPYVSGQSNMTLGCTGSRKFSDIKDEEMVIGLTYADAVDMLQDK
- a CDS encoding NTP transferase domain-containing protein, coding for MDAIITAAGKNSRMINDFKRMDKTPVHKLKLKIEDKEILIHTIDHILESDIENITIVLGNFRDEIYGLLEDYGLTKKISVKYNKDNDVGLSQTITTALEGCKNSYYLFAAADQPTVTANTINNMIEKLESSPNPDNTISILARRKTGWLDSAEGLGMPFCCYGDLLYGYLKDENDNLNPILRKMIKDNVEFYGVKAENDLELLNINCYSEYLKIKEEIEET